Below is a genomic region from Pseudomonadota bacterium.
CCGGACGACCGACGTGACCGGGATTGTAAACCTTCAGGCGGGAGTAGAGATGGTAATGCCTGGAGACAACGTGACGATCGAAGGGCAGCTGATTACCCCGATTGCGATGGAAGACGGACTGCGCTTTGCGATCCGAGAAGGTGGCCGTACTGTAGGCGCCGGTGTTATTAACAAGATTGTCGAGTAGGGTGAATAGATATGCTGCCGACTCAGAAAATTAGAATCAGGCTTAAAGGTTACGATCACAAGCTCCTGGACAAATCAACGATTGAAATCGTTGAGACCGCTAAGCGTACAGGTGCAAGTATTGCCGGGCCTATCCCGTTACCGACAAGCATCAACAAGTATTGTGTGCTTCGGTCACCTCATGTGGATAAGAAATCGAGAGAGCATTTCGAGATGCGTACCCATCGTCGCCTTCTTGATATCCTTGAGCCAACGCAGCAGACGATTGACGCCCTGATGAAACTCCAGCTTTCAGCGGGAGTCGATGTAGAGATAAAGCTGTAAAAATAAAATATTCAGGTTGAGAAAATGCCTAAAACTATCGGAATACTTGGCAGGAAAGTTGGAATGACCAGGGTTTACTCTGATGCCGGAGCGGCCATCCCGGTGACTGCTATTGAGGCTGGTCCCTGTGTCGTCCTCCAGAGAAAAACGGTTGATAATGACGGTTATTCCGCTATCCAGGTCGGCTTTGTCGGCTTGAAGGATTCCCGGCTTAACAAGCCCATGGCCGGTCACGTTAAAGCAGCCGGGAAAGGCGGCTTTTACCATATCAATGAGTTCAGGGTTGAAAACCCTGAGCAATATGAACTCGGTCAGGAAATCAGGGTCGAAGAACTTTTCAAGGCCGGTGACCTGGTGGATGTCAGTGGAGTCTCGAAAGGGCGCGGGTTCCAGGGTGTAATGAAGAGACATGGTTTCAGCGGCGGTCCTGATACCCACGGCTCCATGTGTCACAGGGCTCCGGGCTCTATCGGTTGCAGTGCCTGGCCCAGCCGGGTTGTTAAGGGCAAGAAGCTTCCGGGTCGGATGGGTAATGATCTGGTGACCAAGAAAAACGTCATGATCATTGATATCCGTCCGGAGGATAATGTGCTGCTGGTCAAAGGCAATGTCCCGGGCGCCAAGCAGGGGTTACTGCAGATTTACTGTAAATAAAAGCGACTCAAGATCATCCATACATCGCAGCACTTGCTGTCCGGTGTGGTTCCAACACAAAAGACCTGTTGGGGGTTTCATAAAATGGCAGTTACAGAAGTTAAGAATATAAAAAATGAGAAGGCCGGTGAGGTTGAGCTGAACGATGCCATTTTTGGTGTTGAGGTGAAACAGCACATCATTCATGACATCGTCAGAATGCAGTTGGCCAATCGCCGTAGCGGCAATGCTCATACCAAAACCAAGGCTGAAGTCAGGGGTGGCGGTGCCAAGCCCTGGAGGCAGAAAGGAACCGGACGTGCGCGTGCCGGCTCAAGGACTTCTCCGCTCTGGCGTGGGGGTGGTACGGTGTTCGGTCCTCGGACCAAGGACTACAGCTATAAGGTCCCCAAGAAGGTTCGTAAGCTTGGGCTCTGTATGGCGCTGAGTTCACGACTTGCCGAGGAAAATCTGGTGGTTCTTGATGAGTTCCGTCTTGAGGAGATCAAGACCAGAAACTTTGTAGAGGTTATGAACCGGCTGGAGCTTGACAACGCATTGATCGTGATTGGCGAATCCAATGCCAATCTTGAGAAGTCATCCCGTAATGTTCCGGGATACAAGGTGATGCCGACCGCGGGACTCAATGTTTACGATATTCTACTTCACAAAAAGATCGTCCTCGTTCAGGACTGCCTTGGGAAGCTTGAAGAGAGGGTGCTGTCATGAAAAACATCTGTAATGTGGTCAAGAAGCCGTGTCTGACTGAAAAGGGGATGACCCTTCAGGAAGTCCACAACCAGGTTGTTGTAAAAGTCGATACCCAGGCCAACAAGATAGAAATCAAGGAAGCCGTTGAGCAGATGTTCAAAGTGAAGGTCGACAAGGTACGGACAGCGAATATGCACGGAAAGAGCAAAAGGGTTGGGCGCCATTCCGGACGGAGGAACGACTGGAAGAAAGCCATCGTGACATTGGCTGAGGGGCACAAGATCAACTTTCTGGAAGATCTGTAAAATTTAAAGACCTTTTGTTCTTCGGGTTTTTAACAAAATTTCAGTGGAAAATTATTTAATCGGGGTTTGAAATGCCAACTAAGACCTACAAACCGACATCACCGGGCAAAAGGACACTGGTAACCATTGTCAATCCGGACTTGTCCAAAGACCGTCCGGAGAAAAAACTGGTCAGGGCTTTGAGTAAGAGTGGTGGCCGTAATAACAATGGCCGGGTAACTGCAAGGCATATCGGCGGTGGACACAAGCGGAAATACAGAATCATCGATTTTAAACGGGACAAAGACAATATCCCGTCAAAGGTAGCGACGATCGAGTATGACCCGAACCGTTCTGCAAACATTGCCTTGCTGAACTATGCAGATGGTGAGAAACGTTATATTATATGTCCCCTCGGTATGAAAGTTGGTGACAGTGTGGTTTCCGGTGATTCTGTTGATATCAAACCGGGCAACTGTATGCCAATGGGAAATATGCCGCTCGGATCTACAATCCATAATCTTGAGATGCGGATTGATAAAGGGGCTCAGCTTGTTCGCAGCGCCGGGACATCGGCGCAGCTCATGGCCAAAGAAGGCGAGTATGTACTCGTTAAACTGCCGTCCGGTGAGGTTCGAAGATTTCACCGGAAATGCCGGGCCAGTATCGGGCAGATCGGCAATATCGAGCATGAGCGGCAGAAACTCGGCAAGGCCGGGCGAAATCGCTGGCTTGGCAGACGGCCCAAAGTGCGTGGCGTGGCCATGAACCCGCACGATCATCCAATGGGTGGTGGTGAAGGAAAAAGCTCCGGTGGTCGTCATCCGTGTACCCCATGGGGTATACCGACCAAGGGATATAAAACCAGAAAACGTAAGCAGTCTGACAAAGATATTGTCACCAAAAGATCGTAGACAGGGGGTTGAAAAGTGGCTCGTTCTGTAAAAAAAGGACCGTTTGTAGATGGTCATCTGATGGAAAAGGTTGTCAAGGCCAAAGAGACTGGTTCGCGAAAAGTCATCAAAACCTGGTCCCGGCGCTCTGACATTATTCCTGATATGGTTGGGCTGACTCTAGCAGTTCATAATGGTAAGAAATTCATCCCGGTTTTCGTATCAGAGAACATGGTAGGACAGAAACTGGGAGAATATTCTCCCACCAGGACCTATTATGGTCACGCTGCCGGGAAGAAAGGTAAGAAATAGCATCCTTCCCGCTGGGTATTCCCGGCAACGGAACTGATATAAAAGATTGGTTGTTAAGGAGAATTTAGAATGGAAGCCAAGGCGTTTGCCAAACAAATACGGATCTCTCCCCAGAAGGCCAGACTGGTCGCTGATCTGGTAAGGGGTAAAGATGTGGGGTCGGCAATTAACACTCTGCGCTTTATGCCCAAGAAAGGGGCGAGGATTATCCGTAAGATTATTGAGTCAGCTCTTGCCAATGCTGGTCAGAATGAAGCCATTGATGTTGATACGCTGTACGTAAAAACAATCTTTATTGATGGCGGCCCGATGATGAAACGGATTCGACCCCGGGCGCAAGGTAGGGCGAACAGGATTCTAAAGAGAACCAGCCACATTACCGTGGTTCTGGATGAGCAATAAGTAAGATTGCTGGAGAGAGTTCTTTCGTTGAACGGATGTTTTTCTCCAGTGCCGAAAGAGAAATAAAGAGAAAAATTTATTTTTTCATGGAGGGTTGTTTTGGGTCAGAAAGTTAATCCTATAGGTTTTAGACTTAACATTGTAAGGACCTGGGATTCCATCTGGTACGCTGATCGTGAATATGCAGCGTATTTCCTGGAGGATCAGAAAATCAGGAAATACCTGAAGAAACGTCTTTACCATGCTGGCGTTTCCAAGATTGAGATTGCCAGGACAGGTGAGAAGGTCAGGGTCAAGATCCATACAGCACGTCCAGGAATCGTTATCGGGAAAAAGGGTGCTGAAATCGAGGCCCTGAAAAATGATCTCGACAGGTTTTCCAAACGCGAATGCCATGTTGACATTCAGGAAGTAAGACGTCCTGAGTCAGAGGCTCAACTGGTGGCGGAAAATGTTGCCATGCAGCTTGAACGTCGGGTGGCTTTCAGAAGGGCTATGAAAAAGTCAGTAAGTATCGCCTTGAAGTTCGGAGCCAAAGGGATTAAGATCTCCTGCTCCGGTCGGCTGGGGGGTGCAGAAATGTCGCGGACTGAATGGTTTCGTGAAGGCAGGGTTCCGTTGCACACACTCCGTGCCGACATTGATTATGGTTTCGCGGAAGCGAATACCACCTACGGCAAAATTGGTGTGAAAGTCTGGATCTTCAAAGGCGAAATACTCACCGATACCGAGATAGAGTAAGAGTAGATTTGATTGACAATCCTCCCGAGCTGATGAGGTTATGAAATATGTTAAGTCCCAAAAAAGTTAAGTTCAGAAAACAGATGAAGGGCCGGCTCACAGGTGTAGCGCTCCGTGGCTCTTCCTTGGAGTTCGGTGATTATGCCCTGAAAGCAGTTGAATGCGGAAGAATGAGTGCTCAGCACATTGAGGCTGCCCGTATTGCGATCAACAGGAAGATTAAAAGGGGCGGTAAACTCTGGATCAGAGTGTTTCCTGCCAAACCTATTACCAAAAAGCCTGCTGAGACAAGAATGGGTAAAGGTAAAGGGAATCCGGAATACTGGGTGGCTCCCATTAAACCGGGCAAGATTCTCTATGAACTTGCCGGTGTTGATGAGGAACTGGCCATCAGAGCGTTGACCCTTGCCGGGAACAAATTGCCGTTTGCAACAAAGATTATTACAAGAGAGACATCAATATGAAGACTAAAGATTTGCGTGAACTGAGTATTGAGGATCTCGTGATTAAAGAGAAAGACCTTGCCCAGGAACTCTTTAACCTGAAATTTCAGCATGGAATTCGTTCTCTGGAAAATCCGGCGAAACTGGGTGTTCTCAGTAAACAGATAGCCAGGGTCAAGACCATTGCTAATGAAAAACGCCGGGAACAGGCCGCAAGCTGAGTCCGTGATTGAACAGATCGTATCCCAGGATATAAAATCAGATCTTACAGGAATGCTGAAATGGCAGAAGTAGAAATAAAAAAGAACAAGAGAACTCTGGTGGGTGTTGTGGTCAGCACCAAAATGGACAAAAGTGTTGTTGTCCAAACAGAACGTATGGTCCGTCACAAACTGTACGGTAAGTCTATCCGTCAGCATGACAAATATATGGCTGATGACCCCGAGAACAGCTGCAATATTGGTGACAGAATCATGATTGAGGAATGTCGGCCCCTGAGCAAAAACAAGAGATGGCGGGTCAGAAAGATTGTAGAACGTGCAGTGTGAGTAGTTCTGCAGCAGATTAACATGATTATCGGGCTGGCGGCAGTTTCGTTGCGGTCGCAAAGCTTAGCATCCATGCTGGTGGAAAAAAATGATACAGACAGAGACAGTTTTAAACGTTGCAGACAATAGCGGCGCCAAAAAGGTTTTGTGCATAAAGGTTCTCGGTGGTTCCAAGAGGCGTTATGCAGGAATTGGTGATGTCATTGTTGTCGCGGTCAAAGAAGCCATTCCCAACGCCAAGGTTAAGAAGGGGGATGTTATGAAGGCTGTGGTGGTCAGGACTGTTAAAGAACTTCGTCGAATGGAAGGCACCTCTGTCCGATTTGATGAAAATTCAGCTGTCCTCATCGGCAATA
It encodes:
- the rplC gene encoding 50S ribosomal protein L3 — protein: MPKTIGILGRKVGMTRVYSDAGAAIPVTAIEAGPCVVLQRKTVDNDGYSAIQVGFVGLKDSRLNKPMAGHVKAAGKGGFYHINEFRVENPEQYELGQEIRVEELFKAGDLVDVSGVSKGRGFQGVMKRHGFSGGPDTHGSMCHRAPGSIGCSAWPSRVVKGKKLPGRMGNDLVTKKNVMIIDIRPEDNVLLVKGNVPGAKQGLLQIYCK
- the rplV gene encoding 50S ribosomal protein L22, coding for MEAKAFAKQIRISPQKARLVADLVRGKDVGSAINTLRFMPKKGARIIRKIIESALANAGQNEAIDVDTLYVKTIFIDGGPMMKRIRPRAQGRANRILKRTSHITVVLDEQ
- a CDS encoding 50S ribosomal protein L23, whose product is MKNICNVVKKPCLTEKGMTLQEVHNQVVVKVDTQANKIEIKEAVEQMFKVKVDKVRTANMHGKSKRVGRHSGRRNDWKKAIVTLAEGHKINFLEDL
- the rpsJ gene encoding 30S ribosomal protein S10; the encoded protein is MPTQKIRIRLKGYDHKLLDKSTIEIVETAKRTGASIAGPIPLPTSINKYCVLRSPHVDKKSREHFEMRTHRRLLDILEPTQQTIDALMKLQLSAGVDVEIKL
- the rplN gene encoding 50S ribosomal protein L14, whose protein sequence is MIQTETVLNVADNSGAKKVLCIKVLGGSKRRYAGIGDVIVVAVKEAIPNAKVKKGDVMKAVVVRTVKELRRMEGTSVRFDENSAVLIGNTGEPVGTRIFGPVARELRAKGYMKIISLAPEVL
- the rplB gene encoding 50S ribosomal protein L2, whose product is MPTKTYKPTSPGKRTLVTIVNPDLSKDRPEKKLVRALSKSGGRNNNGRVTARHIGGGHKRKYRIIDFKRDKDNIPSKVATIEYDPNRSANIALLNYADGEKRYIICPLGMKVGDSVVSGDSVDIKPGNCMPMGNMPLGSTIHNLEMRIDKGAQLVRSAGTSAQLMAKEGEYVLVKLPSGEVRRFHRKCRASIGQIGNIEHERQKLGKAGRNRWLGRRPKVRGVAMNPHDHPMGGGEGKSSGGRHPCTPWGIPTKGYKTRKRKQSDKDIVTKRS
- the rpsC gene encoding 30S ribosomal protein S3, whose product is MGQKVNPIGFRLNIVRTWDSIWYADREYAAYFLEDQKIRKYLKKRLYHAGVSKIEIARTGEKVRVKIHTARPGIVIGKKGAEIEALKNDLDRFSKRECHVDIQEVRRPESEAQLVAENVAMQLERRVAFRRAMKKSVSIALKFGAKGIKISCSGRLGGAEMSRTEWFREGRVPLHTLRADIDYGFAEANTTYGKIGVKVWIFKGEILTDTEIE
- the rplP gene encoding 50S ribosomal protein L16, encoding MLSPKKVKFRKQMKGRLTGVALRGSSLEFGDYALKAVECGRMSAQHIEAARIAINRKIKRGGKLWIRVFPAKPITKKPAETRMGKGKGNPEYWVAPIKPGKILYELAGVDEELAIRALTLAGNKLPFATKIITRETSI
- the tuf gene encoding elongation factor Tu (EF-Tu; promotes GTP-dependent binding of aminoacyl-tRNA to the A-site of ribosomes during protein biosynthesis; when the tRNA anticodon matches the mRNA codon, GTP hydrolysis results; the inactive EF-Tu-GDP leaves the ribosome and release of GDP is promoted by elongation factor Ts; many prokaryotes have two copies of the gene encoding EF-Tu), with amino-acid sequence RTTDVTGIVNLQAGVEMVMPGDNVTIEGQLITPIAMEDGLRFAIREGGRTVGAGVINKIVE
- the rpmC gene encoding 50S ribosomal protein L29, translated to MKTKDLRELSIEDLVIKEKDLAQELFNLKFQHGIRSLENPAKLGVLSKQIARVKTIANEKRREQAAS
- the rpsS gene encoding 30S ribosomal protein S19, whose amino-acid sequence is MARSVKKGPFVDGHLMEKVVKAKETGSRKVIKTWSRRSDIIPDMVGLTLAVHNGKKFIPVFVSENMVGQKLGEYSPTRTYYGHAAGKKGKK
- the rplD gene encoding 50S ribosomal protein L4, which translates into the protein MAVTEVKNIKNEKAGEVELNDAIFGVEVKQHIIHDIVRMQLANRRSGNAHTKTKAEVRGGGAKPWRQKGTGRARAGSRTSPLWRGGGTVFGPRTKDYSYKVPKKVRKLGLCMALSSRLAEENLVVLDEFRLEEIKTRNFVEVMNRLELDNALIVIGESNANLEKSSRNVPGYKVMPTAGLNVYDILLHKKIVLVQDCLGKLEERVLS
- the rpsQ gene encoding 30S ribosomal protein S17, with product MAEVEIKKNKRTLVGVVVSTKMDKSVVVQTERMVRHKLYGKSIRQHDKYMADDPENSCNIGDRIMIEECRPLSKNKRWRVRKIVERAV